DNA from Verrucomicrobiia bacterium:
GCAGGCCCTCAACCAGGACAGCGCCGGGCAGGTGGCGCGCGAGTATTTGCAAAAACGGGGCGTGGGCGCGGAGGCCATCCAGCTTTTCCGGCTGGGTTATGCGCCGGAGGCCTGGGATGACACGGTGAACTGGGCGCGGCGCAAGGGCTATGACATGGCGTTGATGGAGCAGGCTGGTTTGGTGGTGCGGGCCGAGGGCCGGGACCATTACTATGACCGCTTCCGCGGGCGGCTGATGTTTCCCATTTGTGACGAGCAGGGGCGGGTCATCGCCTTCAGCGGGCGCACGTTGAATCCCGAGGAAAAGACGGCCAAGTACGTGAATTCGCCGGAAACGCCCATATTCGTCAAAAGCCGCGTGTTTTACGGGCTGGACAAGAGCCGGCGGGCCATTCAGGAGATGCGGCAGGCGGTGATTTGCGAGGGGCAGTTGGATTTGATTGCGTGCTTCATGGCGGGGGTGCGCCACGTGGTGGCGCCTCAGGGGACGGCGTTCACGGGCGAGCACGCGCGCATCCTCAAACGGTATGTGGAGGAGGTCGTGCTGTGTTTCGACGCCGACACCGCCGGCCAGAACGCCGCCGAGCGGGTGGCTGATGGCCTGTTGCCATTGGGGATTGCCGTGCGGGTGGCCGTGCTCCCGTCGCCCCATGATCCGGACAGCCTGGTGCGCGAGCAGGGGGCCGGCGCTTTGCAGCGGGCGGTGGAGGAGGCGCCGGGATATTTTGACTATCTGCTCGAGCGCCTGTGCAGCCAATACCCTCCGGCCACGGACAAGGGCCGGCTGGAAATCACCCGCCGCATGGCCACCGCCCTCAAGAAAACGCGCAATGAGGTGTTGCTGGAGACGTATGCCCAGAAAACGGCGCTGCGTTTTGGGTTGAATCCTTCCGCGTTCATTCAGCAATTTCGCGCCACGCCCGTGGCTCCGGCGGAGGGGTTGATGGTGGAAGAGGCCCCGCCGGAGCCGGTCGAGCGGCCGCCGGCGGTGGAGCTGCGGCTGTTGCAACTGGTGATGTGTCACGACGAGGCGGCGCCGGTGTGGCTGGGGGCGATGGACCTGGCGTGGGTTACCAGCGAGCCGGTGCGCCGCCTGCTGGCCTTGCGCCGCGCGGCGGCTGAAAGCCAGACGTGGCAGGGGGTGGGAGCGTTGCTGACCACGCTGGAGGAGGAGCGGCTGCGGAATCTGCTGAGTGAGGCCCTGCTGGACGAGCGGCCCATGAATCAGCCTGAGGCCGAGGTGCGGCATGCCCTGCAGCAGTTGCGCAACCAGTACCTCGGCCAGCAAATCAAGCTGTTGCAGGCGCAGCTCGGCCGGCCGGATCTGCCCCCGGAGCAAATGCTGGCCACCGCCGCCGAATACAAGCGGCTGACGCTGCTCAAACGGGAGCCGTTCAGGCTGCCGCCGGTGGGGCAGACGGCGGATTAGGCGGGGCATTGGGCGGGGCGGCGGCAGCTTCGGCATGCCCGGGCTGCAAAAGGTTCGTGAATTTTTATTTTCCCGCGGCTGAAAATTTCTTATTATGCCCCCTGCCCGCGCCGTGGGCGCGGCCAAACCTAAGAAATGTCGTTATGCCATTAACACACACGCGCGAGCTGTTCGCGAAGGCCCTGAAGGGCAAGTACGCCCTGGGCGCCTTCAACGTCAACAACATGGAATTGATCCAGGCCATCGTCGAGGCCTGCGAGGAGGAAAAGGCGCCCCTGATTCTGCAGATTTCCAAGGGCGCGCGCCAGTACGCCAACCCGGTGTATTTGAAGAAACTCATCGAGGCGGCGGTCAGCCTGTCCACCATTCCCATCGCGGTGCATCTGGACCATGGGGACTCTTTTGAGCTGTGCAAGATGTGCATTGATGAGGGCTTTACCAGCGTCATGATTGACGCCAGTCACGAGCCGTTTGAGAAGAACGTGGAGATCACCAAAAAGGTGGTGGACTACGCCCACAAACATAACTGCGTGGTGGAATCCGAGCTGGGCCATCTGGTGGGGGCGCAATTTGACGAAGGGGAGGAGGGCGGCGGCTTCAGCAAGGGCGGCCACTACACCCACCCGGAGGAGGCGGTGCGGTTTGTGAAGGAAAGCGGCTGCGATTCCCTGGCCGTGGCCATCGGCAACAGCCACGGCGCCTACAAGTTCAAGGGCGAGCAACACCTGGATTTGGAGCGGCTCAAGGCCATCAAGAAGGCCCTGATGGACGCCGGCCTGGGGGATTACCCGCTGGTGTTGCACGGCGCTTCCAGCGTGCCGGCGGACCTGGTGGCCCTCATCAACAAATACGGCGGCAAACTGCCCGACGCCCAGGGCGTGCCCGAGGCCGACATCGAGGTGGCCCGCCGGGTGGGCTGCACCAAGGTCAACATTGACACCGATCTGCGACTGGCCATGACGGCCGGCATCCGCAAGGTGC
Protein-coding regions in this window:
- the dnaG gene encoding DNA primase, producing MAGIISPQVIEQVRAASDIVEVISGYFPLKRAGANFVALCPFHKEKTPSFNVNPQRQIFHCFGCHKGGDVITFIREYENISFLDAVRRLAERANIPLAFENDPQYRQTRELKEVLLEIHEQLTRRWQQALNQDSAGQVAREYLQKRGVGAEAIQLFRLGYAPEAWDDTVNWARRKGYDMALMEQAGLVVRAEGRDHYYDRFRGRLMFPICDEQGRVIAFSGRTLNPEEKTAKYVNSPETPIFVKSRVFYGLDKSRRAIQEMRQAVICEGQLDLIACFMAGVRHVVAPQGTAFTGEHARILKRYVEEVVLCFDADTAGQNAAERVADGLLPLGIAVRVAVLPSPHDPDSLVREQGAGALQRAVEEAPGYFDYLLERLCSQYPPATDKGRLEITRRMATALKKTRNEVLLETYAQKTALRFGLNPSAFIQQFRATPVAPAEGLMVEEAPPEPVERPPAVELRLLQLVMCHDEAAPVWLGAMDLAWVTSEPVRRLLALRRAAAESQTWQGVGALLTTLEEERLRNLLSEALLDERPMNQPEAEVRHALQQLRNQYLGQQIKLLQAQLGRPDLPPEQMLATAAEYKRLTLLKREPFRLPPVGQTAD
- a CDS encoding ketose-bisphosphate aldolase, producing MPLTHTRELFAKALKGKYALGAFNVNNMELIQAIVEACEEEKAPLILQISKGARQYANPVYLKKLIEAAVSLSTIPIAVHLDHGDSFELCKMCIDEGFTSVMIDASHEPFEKNVEITKKVVDYAHKHNCVVESELGHLVGAQFDEGEEGGGFSKGGHYTHPEEAVRFVKESGCDSLAVAIGNSHGAYKFKGEQHLDLERLKAIKKALMDAGLGDYPLVLHGASSVPADLVALINKYGGKLPDAQGVPEADIEVARRVGCTKVNIDTDLRLAMTAGIRKVLWENPKEFDPRKYLGPARTMVKELVRHKVRNVLCCAGHAFD